In one Alosa alosa isolate M-15738 ecotype Scorff River chromosome 14, AALO_Geno_1.1, whole genome shotgun sequence genomic region, the following are encoded:
- the lbx2 gene encoding transcription factor LBX2: MTSSKDMKAGSVLQSSGEERRRGPLDQLPPPANSNKPLTPFSIEDILNKPSVKKSVASQCPPRVLEKVTGSTAARNGITTPSSPLCALEELASKTFKGLEVSLIQTAEGREHLNAFGQRQASKKRRKSRTAFTNHQIYELEKRFLYQKYLSPADRDQIAQQLGLTNAQVITWFQNRRAKLKRDLEEMKADVESLKKIPPQTLQKLVNMDDIDDPQSSSGAISPSISPSSQGHRAFPQSPSSSRGQTTDEFSEEDEEIEVDD; the protein is encoded by the exons ATGACCTCTAGTAAAGACATGAAGGCAGGATCTGTGTTGCAGTCCAgcggcgaggagaggagacggggtCCTTTGGACCAACTCCCACCTCCGGCAAACTCGAACAAACCTCTCACCCCCTTCAGTATTGAGGATATTTTGAACAAACCGTCTGTGAAGAAATCCGTAGCAAGTCAATGTCCACCCCGAGTCCTGGAGAAAGTGACCGGCTCGACTGCAGCTAGGAACGGTATTACCACTCCCTCTTCCCCGTTATGCGCTCTGGAGGAACTAGCCAGCAAAACATTTAAAGGTCTGGAAGTCAGCCTTATACAAACAGCAGAAG GTCGAGAGCATCTGAACGCCTTTGGACAACGACAGGCTTCCAAAAAGAGACGGAAATCTCGCACCGCTTTCACCAACCACCAAATCTACGAACTGGAGAAGCGCTTTTTGTACCAGAAATACTTGTCACCAGCCGATAGAGACCAGATAGCTCAGCAACTGGGCCTGACCAACGCACAGGTCATCACCTGGTTTCAGAATAGACGAGCGAAGCTCAAACGGGACTTGGAAGAGATGAAGGCAGACGTGGAGTCCTTAAAGAAAATCCCTCCGCAAACTCTGCAGAAACTGGTGAACATGGATGACATTGACGATCCCCAGAGTAGTTCTGGGGCCATCTCGCCCAGCATTTCCCCGTCTTCGCAAGGCCACCGAGCCTTTCCTCAGTCCCCGTCTTCATCCAGAGGCCAAACTACGGACGAATTCTCAGAAGAGGATGAAGAAATCGAGGTGGACGATTGA
- the pcgf1 gene encoding polycomb group RING finger protein 1 isoform X2, translating to MPITVTRKHAQFPKMAEQCPMAIAMRLRNQLQTVYKLDPLRNEEEVKLKIKDLNEHIVCYLCAGYFIDATTITECLHTFCKSCIVKYLQTSKYCPMCNIKIHETQPLLNLKLDRVMQDIVYKLVPGLQESEDRRIKDFYQSRGLERVIQPCGDDISPDHGRLPYTSFDHSKAHFYRYDEQVSLCLERQSSSYSSSKDKSKLTLQKFVRCSVRAEVRHLRKVLCRRLNVEKHQVQMLLNNESLPDHMTMKRLWLSYWFGKAQPLVLHYNIKDKRTR from the exons ATGCCCATAACAGTCACCCGGAAGCATGCACAATTCCCAAAGATGGCGGAGCAATGTCCAATGGCGATAGCTATGCGCCTAAGAAATCAACTACAGACTGTTTACAAGCTTGATCCACTAAGGAATGAG GAAGAAGTGAAATTGAAAATCAAAGACCTCAACGAGCATATTGTATGCTACCTGTGCGCTGGCTACTTCATAGATGCTACAACAATTACAGAGTGCCTACATACCT TTTGTAAAAGCTGTATTGTGAAATACCTTCAGACCAGCAAGTATTGTCCAATGTGCAACATCAAAATTCATGAAACACAGCCTTTGCTGAATCTAAAGTTGGACCGAGTAATGCAAGACATTGTCTACAAATTGGTTCCAGGATTGCAGGAAA GTGAAGACCGAAGAATAAAGGACTTTTATCAGTCACGTGGCCTTGAAAGAGTTATACAACCCTGTGGAGATG ACATATCCCCAGATCATGGACGATTACCGTACACTAGCTTTGATCATTCCAAAGCTCATTTCTACAGATATGATGAACAGGTTTCCTTATGTCTAGAGAGGCAAAG TTCGTCATATTCGTCATCAAAGGATAAAAGCAAATTAACCTTACAG AAGTTTGTCCGGTGCTCAGTCAGAGCAGAGGTCAGACACCTGAGGAAAGTGTTGTGTCGTCGGCTCAATGTGGAAAAGCACCAG GTCCAGATGTTACTCAATAATGAGTCCCTTCCGGATCACATGACCATGAAACGGCTGTGGCTCTCCTACTGGTTTGGCAAG GCTCAACCCTTGGTTCTCCACTACAACATCAAGGACAAACGCACAAGATAG
- the pcgf1 gene encoding polycomb group RING finger protein 1 isoform X1, with product MPITVTRKHAQFPKMAEQCPMAIAMRLRNQLQTVYKLDPLRNEEEVKLKIKDLNEHIVCYLCAGYFIDATTITECLHTFCKSCIVKYLQTSKYCPMCNIKIHETQPLLNLKLDRVMQDIVYKLVPGLQESEDRRIKDFYQSRGLERVIQPCGDDISPDHGRLPYTSFDHSKAHFYRYDEQVSLCLERQSSSYSSSKDKSKLTLQQKFVRCSVRAEVRHLRKVLCRRLNVEKHQVQMLLNNESLPDHMTMKRLWLSYWFGKAQPLVLHYNIKDKRTR from the exons ATGCCCATAACAGTCACCCGGAAGCATGCACAATTCCCAAAGATGGCGGAGCAATGTCCAATGGCGATAGCTATGCGCCTAAGAAATCAACTACAGACTGTTTACAAGCTTGATCCACTAAGGAATGAG GAAGAAGTGAAATTGAAAATCAAAGACCTCAACGAGCATATTGTATGCTACCTGTGCGCTGGCTACTTCATAGATGCTACAACAATTACAGAGTGCCTACATACCT TTTGTAAAAGCTGTATTGTGAAATACCTTCAGACCAGCAAGTATTGTCCAATGTGCAACATCAAAATTCATGAAACACAGCCTTTGCTGAATCTAAAGTTGGACCGAGTAATGCAAGACATTGTCTACAAATTGGTTCCAGGATTGCAGGAAA GTGAAGACCGAAGAATAAAGGACTTTTATCAGTCACGTGGCCTTGAAAGAGTTATACAACCCTGTGGAGATG ACATATCCCCAGATCATGGACGATTACCGTACACTAGCTTTGATCATTCCAAAGCTCATTTCTACAGATATGATGAACAGGTTTCCTTATGTCTAGAGAGGCAAAG TTCGTCATATTCGTCATCAAAGGATAAAAGCAAATTAACCTTACAG CAGAAGTTTGTCCGGTGCTCAGTCAGAGCAGAGGTCAGACACCTGAGGAAAGTGTTGTGTCGTCGGCTCAATGTGGAAAAGCACCAG GTCCAGATGTTACTCAATAATGAGTCCCTTCCGGATCACATGACCATGAAACGGCTGTGGCTCTCCTACTGGTTTGGCAAG GCTCAACCCTTGGTTCTCCACTACAACATCAAGGACAAACGCACAAGATAG